A stretch of Elephas maximus indicus isolate mEleMax1 chromosome 20, mEleMax1 primary haplotype, whole genome shotgun sequence DNA encodes these proteins:
- the MAPKAPK3 gene encoding MAP kinase-activated protein kinase 3, whose translation MDGETAAEQGGPTPPPGAPGGPGSGGDPAFGGRREPKKYAVTDDYQLSKQVLGLGVNGKVLECFHRRTGQKCALKLLYDSPKARQEVDHHWQASGGPHIVRILDVYENMHHNKRCLLIVMECMEGGELFSRIQERGDQAFTEREAAEIMRDIGTAIQFLHSQNIAHRDVKPENLLYTSKEKDAVLKLTDFGFAKETTQNALQTPCYTPYYVAPEVLGPEKYDKSCDMWSLGVIMYILLCGFPPFYSNTGQAISPGMKRRIRLGQYGFPNPEWSEVSEDAKQLIRLLLKTDPTERLTITQFMNHPWINQSMVVPQTPLHTARVLQEDKDHWDEVKEEMTSALATMRVDYDQVKIKDLKTSNNRLLNKRRKKQAGSSSASQGCNNQ comes from the exons ATGGATGGCGAAACAGCAGCGGAGCAGGGGGGGCCCACGCCCCCTCCGGGTGCACCCGGCGGACCCGGCTCCGGAGGCGATCCAGCCTTCGGGGGGCGGCGGGAGCCCAAGAAGTATGCGGTGACAGACGACTACCAGTTGTCCAAGCAGGTGCTTGGCCTGGGCGTGAACGGCAAGGTGCTTGAGTGCTTCCACCGGCGCACGGGGCAGAAGTGTGCCCTGAAG ctCCTGTATGACAGCCCCAAGGCCCGGCAGGAGGTGGACCATCACTGGCAGGCCTCAGGCGGCCCCCACATCGTGCGTATTCTGGACGTGTACGAGAACATGCATCACAACAAGCGCTGTCTGCTCATTGTCATGGAATG CATGGAAGGTGGTGAGTTGTTCAGCAGGATTCAGGAGCGTGGTGACCAGGCTTTCACTGAGAGAG AGGCTGCAGAGATCATGCGGGACATCGGCACTGCCATCCAGTTCCTGCACAGCCAGAATATTGCCCACCGGGATGTCAAG CCTGAAAACCTGCTCTATACATCCAAGGAGAAAGATGCAGTGCTCAAGCTCACCGACTTCGGCTTTGCCAAGGAAACCACCCAGAATGCCCTGCAGACACCCTGCTATACTCCCTATTATGTGG CCCCTGAGGTTCTGGGTCCAGAGAAGTATGACAAGTCGTGTGACATGTGGTCCCTGGGTGTCATCATGTACATTCT CCTGTGCGGCTTCCCACCCTTCTACTCCAACACGGGCCAGGCCATCTCCCCAGGAATGAAGAGGAGGATCCGCCTGGGTCAGTACGGCTTTCCCAACCCTGAGTGGTCAGAGGTCTCTGAGGATG CCAAGCAACTGATCCGCCTTCTGCTGAAGACAGACCCCACAGAGAGGCTGACCATCACACAGTTCATGAACCATCCTTGGATCAAC CAATCGATGGTGGTGCCGCAGACCCCACTGCACACAGCCCGAGTGCTGCAGGAGGACAAAGACCACTGGGATGAAGTCAAG GAGGAGATGACCAGTGCCCTGGCCACCATGCGGGTGGACTATGACcaggtgaagatcaaagacctgaagACTTCTAACAATCGGCTTCTCAACAAGCGGAGGAAAAAACAGGCAGGCAGTTCCTCAGCTTCACAGGGCTGCAACAACCAGTAG